A genome region from Flavobacterium sp. includes the following:
- a CDS encoding Gfo/Idh/MocA family oxidoreductase has product MKIIKWGIIGCGNVTEVKSGPALQKAPNSALVAVMRRDAKLAEDYAKRHNVPKWYSDAEDLINDPEVDAVYIATPPSSHKEYTILCAKAGKPVYVEKPMALTFEECNEMISACKEHNVPLFIAYYRRGLPRFLKIKEIIDQGKLGTIRHVNCVLYHPFEARYDDEINLPWTVLPHISGGGIFVDLACHTLDFLDFVLGPIKSVRGHATSQLMAYPAEDSVSMSFLFENGIHGSGIWNFASFERYDNTEIVGDKGKISFSTFGNDPIHIQYTNGEKESITIENPLHIQQPFIETVIAELLGKEGASPSKGVSGARTTWVIDEVLKEFRNSKS; this is encoded by the coding sequence ATGAAAATTATAAAATGGGGAATTATTGGCTGCGGAAATGTAACCGAAGTAAAAAGCGGTCCAGCTTTGCAGAAAGCGCCAAATTCGGCTTTAGTTGCTGTTATGCGACGAGATGCAAAACTTGCCGAAGATTACGCCAAACGTCATAATGTTCCGAAATGGTATTCGGATGCGGAAGATTTAATAAATGATCCCGAAGTTGATGCTGTTTATATTGCTACTCCGCCTTCTTCTCATAAAGAATATACCATTTTGTGTGCTAAAGCTGGAAAGCCTGTTTATGTAGAAAAACCTATGGCTTTGACTTTTGAAGAATGCAACGAAATGATCAGCGCATGCAAAGAACATAATGTTCCTTTGTTTATTGCTTATTATAGAAGAGGTTTGCCACGTTTTTTAAAAATAAAAGAAATTATTGACCAAGGAAAACTTGGAACTATAAGACATGTAAATTGCGTTTTATACCATCCGTTTGAAGCACGCTACGACGACGAAATTAATCTTCCATGGACGGTTTTACCGCATATATCAGGCGGTGGAATTTTTGTTGATTTAGCCTGCCATACTTTAGATTTTCTGGATTTTGTTTTAGGTCCGATAAAATCCGTTCGCGGACATGCAACTTCACAGCTTATGGCTTATCCTGCCGAAGATTCGGTTTCAATGTCATTTTTATTCGAAAACGGAATCCATGGTTCGGGAATTTGGAATTTTGCCAGCTTTGAGCGCTATGATAATACCGAAATTGTAGGTGATAAAGGAAAAATCTCGTTTTCGACTTTTGGAAATGATCCAATTCATATTCAATATACTAATGGAGAAAAGGAAAGTATTACAATTGAGAATCCACTTCATATTCAGCAGCCATTTATTGAAACTGTTATTGCCGAACTTTTAGGTAAAGAAGGTGCTTCTCCATCAAAAGGAGTTTCAGGAGCGAGAACGACCTGGGTTATTGATGAAGTTTTGAAAGAGTTTAGAAATTCTAAATCTTAA
- a CDS encoding TonB-dependent receptor: protein MKKFIITLILGVSGMLSAQNSVSGTVTDNQNQPLPGVSVYAPELHKGTTTDANGKYELNNLPNGNLRLSFSYVGYATQNKTIAKLVKQNTIDVTLEESILEMDEVVVSTPFNKLQSQNVMKIEHESIKTLQQKGTSTLIEGLATIPGVAQISTGTSIGKPVIRGLSGNRVLVYSQGVRIENQQFGDEHGLGLNDAGIESVEVIKGPASLLYGSDALGGVLYFNPEKFADAGTFKANFSQKYFTNTEGSNSSIGLKTSTDNWKFLARGSYNTHSDYKISGGDRVTNSRYNETDFKTGIGYSNSSFSSVLRYNYNKLDIGIPEDGIAEQSSSKDTQFPRQGIFNHLLSLNNVIFFENSKLDVDLGYISNDRSEFEDSNEASLHMKLNTLNYNLKYHFPKFGKIETILGVQGMHQTNKNSGEEYLIPDATTNDFGVFGTANYEWNNNVLQAGLRFDNRNITSDAHGTEGEEGYFQALDRSFDSFNASLGYKTKLAEPLTLRLNVATGFRAPNLAELTSNGVHEGTNRYEIGNADLKTEQNVQTDLNLEYKNSHFEFFVNGFYNHVNNYIYTSPTGEVRDDNDVFAYVQDNAKLYGGEVGLHFHPHPLDWLHFETSFETVTGKKDNDDYLPLIPANNWNNTLRTEFNIKDWLSEGFASLNVSSTFSQDNVSGFETASKGYTLVNLGFGGTVKLGKTAFDVNLNGNNLFDKKYIAHLSRLKTDGIPNIGRNIVLGVNFNL from the coding sequence ATGAAAAAATTCATAATTACCCTTATTTTAGGGGTTTCGGGTATGCTTTCTGCCCAAAATTCAGTTTCGGGAACTGTAACCGATAATCAAAACCAGCCATTACCAGGCGTTTCTGTATATGCGCCAGAACTTCATAAAGGAACAACAACAGATGCAAACGGAAAATACGAATTAAATAATCTTCCAAACGGAAATCTGCGTCTGTCTTTTTCTTATGTTGGATATGCTACTCAAAATAAAACAATCGCCAAACTTGTAAAACAAAATACAATTGATGTTACGCTCGAAGAATCGATTTTAGAAATGGATGAAGTTGTGGTTTCTACGCCTTTTAACAAATTACAATCGCAAAACGTAATGAAAATCGAGCATGAAAGCATTAAAACTTTACAGCAAAAAGGAACCTCAACTTTAATTGAAGGTTTGGCGACAATTCCCGGAGTAGCGCAGATTTCAACCGGAACTTCTATTGGGAAACCGGTAATTCGAGGACTTAGCGGAAATCGTGTTTTGGTTTATTCTCAAGGTGTTCGTATCGAAAATCAGCAGTTTGGAGATGAACACGGTTTAGGTTTAAATGATGCCGGAATTGAAAGTGTTGAAGTTATTAAAGGCCCGGCATCGCTATTGTACGGTTCTGATGCTTTAGGTGGAGTTTTATACTTTAATCCTGAAAAATTTGCTGATGCCGGTACTTTCAAAGCTAATTTCAGCCAAAAATATTTTACAAATACAGAAGGAAGCAACTCTTCTATTGGGTTAAAAACTTCTACAGATAACTGGAAATTCTTAGCTCGCGGAAGTTACAATACACATTCTGATTATAAAATTTCCGGCGGCGACCGCGTAACGAATTCGCGTTATAATGAAACCGACTTTAAAACCGGAATTGGTTACAGCAACTCAAGTTTTTCAAGTGTTTTAAGATACAATTACAACAAACTTGATATCGGAATTCCAGAAGATGGAATTGCTGAACAATCTTCTAGTAAAGATACACAGTTTCCGAGACAGGGAATTTTCAACCATTTGTTGAGTTTAAACAATGTTATCTTTTTTGAAAATTCAAAATTAGATGTTGATTTAGGTTATATTTCTAATGACAGAAGTGAATTTGAAGACAGCAACGAAGCTTCTCTTCACATGAAACTGAATACTCTGAATTATAATTTGAAATACCATTTCCCTAAATTCGGAAAAATCGAAACTATTTTAGGTGTTCAGGGAATGCATCAGACAAATAAAAATTCTGGTGAAGAATATTTAATTCCGGATGCTACAACGAATGATTTTGGTGTTTTTGGAACTGCCAATTACGAATGGAACAACAACGTTTTACAAGCCGGATTGCGTTTTGATAACAGAAATATCACTTCAGACGCTCACGGAACTGAAGGTGAAGAAGGCTATTTTCAGGCTCTCGACCGATCTTTTGACAGTTTTAATGCTTCTTTAGGATATAAAACAAAACTGGCTGAACCGTTAACACTTCGTTTAAATGTTGCTACAGGATTTAGAGCGCCAAACTTAGCCGAATTGACTTCAAACGGCGTTCACGAAGGAACAAATCGTTATGAAATAGGAAATGCTGATTTAAAAACGGAACAAAATGTTCAGACAGATTTAAACTTAGAATATAAAAATTCTCATTTTGAGTTTTTCGTTAACGGATTTTATAATCACGTAAACAATTATATCTACACTTCGCCAACGGGAGAAGTTCGTGATGACAATGATGTTTTTGCTTATGTTCAGGATAATGCCAAATTATATGGTGGTGAAGTTGGATTACACTTTCATCCGCATCCTTTAGACTGGCTGCATTTTGAAACTAGTTTTGAAACTGTAACAGGTAAAAAAGACAATGATGATTATTTACCGTTAATTCCTGCAAACAACTGGAATAACACCTTGAGAACTGAATTTAATATCAAAGACTGGTTAAGCGAAGGTTTTGCTTCTTTGAATGTTTCATCTACTTTCAGTCAGGATAATGTAAGTGGTTTCGAAACGGCTTCTAAAGGTTATACTTTAGTGAATTTAGGTTTTGGAGGAACGGTAAAACTAGGAAAAACTGCTTTTGATGTTAATCTGAACGGAAACAATTTATTCGACAAAAAATACATTGCACACCTTTCCAGATTGAAAACAGACGGAATCCCAAATATTGGAAGAAACATCGTTCTGGGCGTTAATTTCAATCTGTAA
- a CDS encoding prolyl oligopeptidase family serine peptidase yields MKKTFLIMAITTAGISFAQNKIQYPETKKGETVDVYFDTKVSDPYRWLEDDKSAETGAWVKAENEVTYGYLDKIPFREELKKRMEKLWNYEKIGAPSKEGKYTYYSKNNGLQNQSVVYRKDQNGKEEVFLDPNTFSKDGTTSLGGLEFSKDGNKAAYSISEGGSDWRKVIIIDALSKKILEDTLVDVKFSGVSWLGNEGFYYSSYDKPKGSELSAKTDQHKLYFHKLGTSQKEDKVIFGADQKRRYVGGYVTEDNHYLVITAANSTYGNELYIQDLKTPNSPIITIVDNFNTDNSIIENEGTKLFIHTDYNAPNGRVVSVDFSNPKPENWKDFIKETENVLSPSTGGGYFFANYTKDAVSLVLQYDYSGKLVREIKLPAVGTAGGFGAKKEEKILYYSFTNYTTPGTIFSFEPKSGKSEIYQKPKVDFKSEDYESKQVFYTSKDGTKVPMIITYKKGIKLDGKNPTILYGYGGFNISLTPAFSISNAVWMENGGVYAVANLRGGGEYGKKWHDAGTKLQKQNVFDDFIAAAEYLIAQKYTSSDYLAIRGGSNGGLLVGATMTQRPDLMKVALPAVGVMDMLRYHTFTAGAGWAYDYGTAQDSKEMFEYLKGYSPVQNVKSGTKYPATMVTTGDHDDRVVPAHSFKFAAELQDKQAGENPILIRIDVKAGHGAGKSVAATIQENVDIQAFTLYNMGFKALPKK; encoded by the coding sequence ATGAAAAAAACCTTTCTAATAATGGCTATTACAACTGCAGGAATTTCATTTGCGCAAAATAAAATACAATATCCGGAAACTAAAAAAGGAGAAACTGTCGATGTATATTTTGACACAAAAGTAAGCGATCCGTATCGTTGGCTGGAAGATGATAAATCTGCAGAAACTGGCGCTTGGGTGAAAGCTGAAAATGAAGTAACGTATGGATATTTAGATAAAATTCCGTTTCGTGAAGAGCTTAAAAAACGAATGGAAAAACTTTGGAATTACGAAAAAATTGGAGCTCCGTCTAAAGAAGGAAAATATACTTATTATTCTAAAAATAACGGACTTCAAAATCAATCTGTCGTTTATCGAAAAGACCAAAATGGCAAAGAAGAGGTTTTTCTTGATCCGAATACTTTTTCAAAAGACGGAACGACTTCTCTGGGTGGCTTAGAATTTTCTAAAGATGGGAACAAAGCCGCTTATTCGATTTCTGAAGGCGGAAGCGACTGGAGAAAAGTGATTATTATTGATGCTTTGTCTAAAAAAATTTTAGAAGATACTTTGGTTGATGTAAAATTCAGCGGTGTTTCATGGCTTGGAAATGAAGGTTTTTATTATTCAAGTTATGATAAACCAAAAGGAAGCGAGCTTTCTGCCAAAACAGATCAGCACAAATTGTACTTTCATAAGTTAGGAACTTCTCAAAAAGAAGATAAAGTAATTTTTGGTGCCGATCAAAAAAGAAGATATGTTGGCGGTTATGTTACCGAAGACAATCATTATCTGGTCATTACAGCAGCAAATTCTACTTACGGAAACGAGCTTTATATTCAAGATCTAAAAACACCAAACAGTCCGATTATTACAATTGTAGATAATTTTAATACTGATAATTCGATTATAGAAAACGAAGGCACAAAATTATTTATACATACCGATTATAATGCTCCAAACGGTCGTGTAGTTTCTGTAGATTTCAGCAATCCAAAACCAGAAAACTGGAAAGATTTTATTAAAGAAACTGAGAATGTTTTATCTCCGTCTACAGGCGGTGGTTATTTCTTTGCAAATTATACAAAAGATGCTGTTTCATTAGTTTTACAATACGATTACAGCGGAAAATTAGTTCGTGAAATTAAACTTCCTGCGGTTGGAACTGCTGGAGGATTTGGTGCAAAAAAAGAAGAAAAGATTTTATACTACAGCTTTACAAACTATACTACACCAGGAACAATTTTTTCTTTTGAACCAAAATCTGGAAAATCAGAAATTTATCAAAAACCTAAAGTGGATTTCAAAAGTGAAGATTACGAGTCTAAACAAGTTTTCTATACTTCAAAAGACGGCACAAAAGTTCCGATGATTATTACGTACAAAAAAGGAATAAAATTAGACGGGAAAAACCCAACGATTCTTTACGGTTACGGCGGATTTAATATCAGTTTGACGCCTGCTTTCAGTATTTCAAATGCGGTTTGGATGGAAAACGGAGGCGTTTATGCCGTTGCCAATTTAAGAGGAGGCGGTGAATACGGTAAAAAATGGCACGATGCGGGAACAAAACTTCAAAAACAAAATGTATTTGATGACTTTATCGCTGCTGCAGAATATCTAATTGCTCAAAAATATACTTCATCTGATTATTTAGCGATTCGCGGAGGATCAAACGGAGGTTTATTAGTAGGCGCAACAATGACGCAGCGCCCTGATTTGATGAAAGTTGCATTACCGGCAGTTGGTGTTATGGACATGCTTCGTTATCACACTTTTACAGCTGGTGCAGGTTGGGCGTACGATTACGGAACAGCTCAGGACAGCAAGGAAATGTTTGAATATTTAAAAGGATATTCTCCTGTTCAAAACGTTAAAAGCGGCACTAAATATCCGGCAACAATGGTAACGACCGGAGATCATGACGATCGTGTTGTTCCGGCGCATAGTTTTAAATTTGCAGCTGAATTACAAGATAAACAAGCGGGAGAAAATCCGATTTTAATTAGAATTGATGTAAAAGCGGGGCACGGCGCAGGAAAATCTGTTGCGGCTACAATTCAGGAAAATGTAGATATTCAGGCTTTCACGCTTTATAATATGGGTTTTAAAGCTTTACCTAAGAAATAA
- a CDS encoding porin family protein: MRLLFSCLFLVSFFNAFSQEDVKAEIKPIVKIDSLYREDQFYFSVTYNMFTDIPQKFRQNKFSLGLSGGFLRDMPVNKTRTVSIAAGLGLSYQNYYQNFAISKDASGALVYNVVDAGDIASNRYRQYSVDLPIEFRWRNSTYESTKFWRIYAGFKLSYVFSNSSILDDGVNTYRINNNDAINKFQYGPYLSAGYNTWNVYLYYGLSPLFKDNITTLSGEKITMKTLNAGLIFYIL, from the coding sequence ATGCGATTACTTTTTAGCTGTTTGTTTTTAGTTTCATTTTTTAATGCTTTTTCGCAGGAAGATGTAAAAGCAGAAATAAAACCTATAGTTAAAATAGATTCTTTGTATAGAGAAGATCAGTTCTATTTTTCGGTGACGTATAATATGTTTACCGATATTCCGCAAAAATTCAGACAGAATAAATTTTCTTTGGGACTTTCAGGAGGTTTCCTGCGCGATATGCCGGTAAACAAAACCAGAACAGTTTCTATTGCAGCAGGTTTAGGATTGAGTTATCAAAACTATTATCAAAATTTTGCCATTTCAAAAGATGCATCTGGCGCTTTAGTGTATAATGTTGTGGATGCGGGCGACATTGCCTCAAACAGATACAGACAATATTCTGTTGATCTTCCTATTGAATTTAGATGGCGAAATTCGACTTATGAAAGCACCAAATTCTGGAGAATTTATGCAGGTTTTAAACTAAGTTATGTATTCTCAAACAGCTCAATTTTAGACGATGGTGTTAACACTTACAGAATAAACAATAACGATGCTATCAATAAATTTCAATACGGCCCTTATCTTTCAGCGGGATACAACACCTGGAATGTTTATTTGTATTATGGATTGAGTCCGTTATTTAAAGACAACATCACCACTTTAAGTGGAGAAAAAATTACCATGAAAACGCTGAATGCAGGCTTAATATTCTACATTTTATAG
- the mscL gene encoding large conductance mechanosensitive channel protein MscL, translated as MGFFSEFKAFAMKGNVVDLAVAVIIGAAFGKIVSSFIEDVITPLVLKPALDAAHLSKIEDLTAFGGVKYGLFLSAVINFIIVAFVLFLIIKALNSLKKKEEPAPNQPAAPTQEELLTQIRDLLKNKQ; from the coding sequence ATGGGATTTTTTTCAGAATTTAAGGCATTTGCAATGAAAGGCAATGTAGTTGACCTTGCTGTTGCAGTAATTATTGGAGCTGCTTTTGGTAAAATTGTAAGTTCATTCATTGAAGACGTAATTACTCCTTTAGTATTAAAACCTGCTTTAGACGCGGCTCATTTATCTAAAATTGAGGATTTAACAGCTTTTGGTGGAGTTAAATATGGTCTGTTTCTTTCGGCAGTAATTAACTTTATTATTGTTGCCTTTGTTTTGTTTTTGATAATTAAAGCATTAAACAGTCTTAAAAAGAAAGAAGAACCAGCTCCAAATCAACCAGCAGCACCAACTCAGGAAGAACTGCTTACTCAAATTAGAGATCTATTAAAAAATAAACAATAA
- a CDS encoding bifunctional UDP-N-acetylmuramoyl-tripeptide:D-alanyl-D-alanine ligase/alanine racemase, translated as MSINLKSLIPVFNAEWIGPDTDIFVDHISIDSRSLQNGSKTLFIALSGVNNDAHLYISELIEKGVQNFVVQYIPENVKGKANFFVVKNTLKALQELAGYYRDLFDFPIIGLTGSNGKTIVKEWLNFLLSPDYNIIRSPKSYNSQVGVPLSVIAINEKHNLGIFEAGISTVNEMINLEKIIKPNIGVLTSIGSAHDEGFENPEQKIKEKLLLFKKSNVIIYQKNELVDKCLLDFSAEYKLENRTLFSWSFIDASADVFILNKEIKNDSTTIKYQYKDEVFNLEIPFSDSASIENTISCLLVLLRFNYDFEVIQNRVKLLYPVEMRLEVKNGIHNCSLIDDSYSSDFQSLKIALDFLESQKKNASKTVILSDIFQSGFSNEELYSKVAQLISDNKINRIIGIGNTISSFAYKFPNSVMFKNTAEFIAEIENLNFNNETILIKGARSFQFEEIVSLLEEKTHETVLEINLDAINHNLNYFKSKLADDVKIMVMVKAFGYGNGGLEIAKLLEHNKVNYLGVAFADEGISLKNGGIKLPIMVLNPESTSFPSIIQYKLEPEIYSIKGLNAFLKIAREKNLKDFPIHIKLDTGMHRLGFEDNTINELIATLKGNSTVKVQSILSHLATSDDMNHYDFVIKQINLFEKLSSKLMTELNINPIRHILNTSGISNFPSAQYNMVRLGIGLYGVSNDPSEQKYLENVGTLKSIISQVRTIPSGDSVGYGRRFMAEKETKIATIPIGYADGISRLWGNQVGFVTIKNQKAYIVGSVCMDMLMVDVSHIDCKEGDSVIIFGESPTVIEMAEALRTIPYEIMTSISQRVKRVFFR; from the coding sequence ATGAGCATAAATTTAAAAAGCCTCATCCCAGTTTTTAACGCCGAATGGATAGGTCCTGATACTGATATTTTTGTTGATCATATTTCGATTGACAGCCGTTCATTACAAAACGGATCAAAAACATTGTTTATTGCTCTTTCTGGAGTTAATAACGATGCTCATTTGTACATTTCAGAATTGATAGAAAAAGGCGTTCAGAATTTTGTTGTACAGTATATTCCTGAAAATGTAAAAGGAAAAGCCAATTTTTTTGTTGTAAAAAATACGCTCAAAGCACTTCAGGAACTTGCGGGTTATTACCGCGATTTATTCGATTTTCCTATAATTGGTTTAACGGGAAGTAATGGAAAAACCATCGTAAAAGAATGGCTCAATTTTCTTTTAAGCCCGGATTATAATATTATCCGAAGCCCAAAAAGTTATAATTCTCAGGTTGGTGTTCCGCTTTCGGTTATTGCTATAAACGAAAAACATAATTTAGGAATTTTCGAAGCCGGAATTTCGACGGTAAACGAAATGATTAATCTCGAAAAAATCATTAAACCTAATATTGGTGTTTTAACCAGTATTGGTTCTGCGCACGATGAAGGTTTTGAAAATCCGGAACAGAAAATCAAAGAAAAATTATTGCTTTTCAAAAAGTCAAACGTAATTATTTATCAGAAAAATGAATTGGTAGATAAATGTCTTTTGGATTTTTCTGCCGAATATAAACTAGAAAACAGAACTTTATTTTCATGGAGTTTTATCGATGCTTCTGCCGATGTTTTTATTTTGAATAAAGAAATCAAAAACGATTCAACAACAATAAAATATCAATATAAAGACGAAGTTTTCAATCTTGAAATTCCTTTTAGTGATTCGGCTTCTATCGAAAATACCATTTCATGTTTACTGGTTTTACTGCGTTTTAATTATGATTTTGAAGTTATTCAAAATCGCGTAAAATTGCTTTATCCGGTAGAAATGCGCCTGGAAGTTAAAAACGGAATCCATAATTGCAGTTTAATTGACGATAGTTACAGTTCCGATTTTCAATCATTGAAAATTGCTTTAGACTTCTTGGAAAGCCAAAAAAAGAACGCTTCTAAAACGGTTATTTTATCGGATATTTTTCAAAGCGGATTTTCGAATGAAGAGTTGTATTCAAAAGTTGCTCAGTTAATTTCAGATAATAAAATCAATAGAATTATTGGAATTGGAAACACAATTTCATCTTTTGCATATAAATTTCCAAACAGTGTGATGTTTAAAAATACGGCCGAATTTATTGCTGAAATTGAAAACCTGAATTTCAATAACGAAACTATTTTAATAAAAGGAGCCCGATCATTTCAGTTTGAAGAAATTGTTTCTCTGCTCGAAGAAAAAACACATGAAACCGTTCTCGAAATCAATCTTGACGCTATAAATCATAACTTAAATTACTTCAAATCAAAATTGGCCGATGATGTAAAAATCATGGTTATGGTGAAGGCTTTTGGTTATGGAAACGGCGGACTCGAAATTGCAAAATTACTCGAGCACAATAAAGTAAATTATTTAGGTGTGGCTTTCGCCGATGAAGGAATTTCGCTGAAAAATGGCGGAATTAAATTGCCTATTATGGTTTTGAATCCGGAATCGACCAGTTTTCCTTCGATAATTCAATACAAACTGGAGCCTGAAATTTACAGCATAAAAGGGTTAAATGCTTTTTTAAAAATTGCGAGAGAAAAGAATCTGAAAGATTTTCCTATTCATATAAAACTCGATACAGGAATGCATCGCTTAGGTTTTGAAGACAATACGATCAACGAATTAATTGCCACTTTAAAAGGAAATTCAACGGTAAAAGTTCAGAGTATTTTATCGCATTTGGCAACCAGCGACGATATGAATCATTACGATTTCGTCATTAAGCAGATTAATTTATTCGAAAAATTATCGTCAAAATTAATGACAGAATTAAACATAAACCCAATTCGTCATATTTTGAATACTTCCGGAATCAGCAATTTTCCGAGCGCACAATACAATATGGTTCGTTTAGGAATTGGTTTATACGGAGTTTCTAATGATCCTTCAGAACAAAAATATTTGGAAAATGTAGGAACTCTGAAATCGATTATTTCACAGGTTCGTACCATTCCAAGTGGCGACAGCGTAGGTTACGGACGTCGTTTCATGGCAGAAAAAGAAACCAAAATTGCCACAATTCCAATTGGTTATGCTGACGGAATTTCGAGATTATGGGGAAATCAGGTTGGGTTTGTAACCATTAAAAATCAAAAAGCCTACATAGTAGGAAGCGTTTGTATGGACATGCTGATGGTTGACGTAAGTCATATTGACTGCAAAGAAGGCGATTCGGTAATTATTTTCGGCGAAAGCCCAACCGTTATCGAAATGGCAGAAGCTTTAAGAACCATTCCGTATGAAATCATGACGAGTATTTCGCAACGCGTGAAAAGGGTATTTTTTAGATAA
- a CDS encoding aspartate-semialdehyde dehydrogenase, translating into MRIAVVGATGMVGEVMLKVLAERNFPVTELIPVASERSVGKEIEYKGTKYKVVGLQTAVDMKADIAVFSAGGDTSLEWAPKFAAAGTTVIDNSSAWRMDPTKKLVVPEINASVLTKEDKIIANPNCSTIQMVMTLAPLHKKYNIKRIIVSTYQSITGTGVKAVKQLENEYAGIQGDMAYKYPIHRNAIPHCDSFEENGYTKEEMKLVRETQKILGDNTIRVTATAVRVPVVGGHSEAVNVEFTNDFDVNEVREILHNTDGVVVQDNLDTFTYPMPLYAEGKNDVFVGRIRRDESQPNTLNMWIVADNLRKGAATNTIQIAEYLIQAGLV; encoded by the coding sequence ATGAGAATTGCAGTTGTAGGTGCTACCGGAATGGTTGGCGAAGTAATGCTTAAAGTTTTAGCAGAAAGAAATTTTCCTGTTACAGAATTAATTCCTGTTGCGTCTGAAAGATCAGTAGGAAAAGAAATCGAATACAAAGGAACCAAATATAAAGTTGTAGGATTGCAAACTGCTGTAGATATGAAAGCTGATATTGCAGTTTTCTCTGCCGGAGGTGATACATCATTAGAATGGGCTCCAAAATTTGCTGCTGCCGGAACAACTGTAATCGACAATTCATCAGCATGGAGAATGGACCCAACTAAGAAATTAGTAGTTCCTGAAATCAATGCTTCTGTATTAACAAAAGAAGACAAAATTATTGCAAACCCAAACTGTTCTACTATTCAAATGGTAATGACTTTGGCGCCTTTGCATAAAAAATATAACATCAAAAGAATCATTGTTTCTACTTACCAATCGATCACTGGAACTGGTGTAAAAGCAGTAAAACAATTAGAAAACGAATACGCAGGAATTCAGGGTGATATGGCTTACAAGTATCCAATTCACAGAAATGCAATTCCACACTGTGATAGCTTTGAAGAAAATGGATATACTAAAGAAGAAATGAAATTAGTTCGTGAAACTCAAAAAATTCTTGGTGATAACACTATCAGAGTTACAGCTACTGCAGTTCGTGTACCAGTTGTAGGTGGGCATAGCGAAGCGGTAAATGTCGAGTTTACAAATGATTTTGATGTGAACGAAGTTCGCGAAATTCTTCACAATACTGATGGAGTAGTGGTACAGGATAACTTAGACACATTTACTTACCCAATGCCGTTATATGCTGAAGGTAAAAATGATGTTTTTGTTGGAAGAATTCGTCGCGACGAAAGCCAGCCAAATACATTAAACATGTGGATCGTTGCTGATAACTTAAGAAAAGGTGCTGCAACAAACACAATTCAAATCGCAGAATATTTAATTCAGGCTGGTTTGGTATAA
- a CDS encoding outer membrane beta-barrel protein, whose translation MKKNLFLLGLLVCSMATMAQTEKADKPESWYFKLGGSYFNQTASTEFPEVGGQAPNRDVYEGRLTNNKLVSRESITGSFGQGFRSGITAGYRFSTRLGVEVAANYYISNSKTMAQTTNRLYAYNQATNVDTYLSFTAEGQIKAFDIAPAVVMFLGEAHGFEPYTKVGVIVPIHGTLDIKTDRELTSYSGNNVVATNNIYSKDVVKPNPTLGFMASLGTSYKLGKHISAFAELEYRNFTVHGKTKETTEYTVNGQDALATRNTSQRYTVYHDRLDVNSNNPLFNPNTATTTDTTDTTRPNDKMDELSSYVGISGLGLTVGLKYSL comes from the coding sequence ATGAAAAAGAACCTATTTTTATTAGGATTATTAGTTTGCTCGATGGCTACTATGGCGCAGACAGAAAAAGCAGACAAACCAGAAAGCTGGTATTTTAAATTAGGAGGATCTTATTTTAACCAAACTGCTTCAACTGAGTTTCCAGAAGTTGGAGGACAGGCACCAAACAGAGATGTATACGAAGGTAGATTAACAAATAATAAATTGGTTTCAAGAGAAAGTATTACAGGTTCTTTTGGTCAGGGTTTTAGAAGTGGAATCACTGCAGGATATCGTTTCTCTACACGTTTAGGAGTTGAGGTTGCAGCTAATTACTACATTAGTAATAGTAAGACAATGGCTCAGACAACAAATAGACTTTATGCTTACAATCAGGCTACAAACGTAGATACTTATCTAAGCTTTACTGCTGAAGGACAAATTAAAGCTTTTGACATTGCACCAGCTGTCGTAATGTTTTTAGGTGAAGCTCATGGATTTGAGCCGTATACTAAAGTTGGAGTAATTGTTCCAATTCACGGTACATTAGATATAAAAACTGATAGAGAGCTTACATCTTATTCAGGAAATAATGTGGTAGCAACTAATAATATTTATTCTAAGGATGTGGTAAAACCAAACCCAACACTTGGATTTATGGCTTCTTTAGGAACATCGTATAAATTAGGAAAACACATTTCTGCGTTTGCTGAATTAGAATACCGTAACTTTACTGTGCACGGAAAAACAAAAGAAACTACTGAATATACAGTGAATGGACAAGATGCTTTAGCAACAAGAAATACTTCACAGAGATATACAGTTTATCATGATAGATTAGATGTAAATTCTAATAATCCTTTGTTTAACCCAAATACGGCAACTACAACCGATACAACTGATACTACAAGACCAAATGACAAAATGGATGAGTTAAGCTCTTATGTTGGAATCTCTGGTTTAGGATTAACTGTAGGTTTAAAATACAGCCTATAA